From the Rhodoferax sp. WC2427 genome, one window contains:
- the gcvT gene encoding glycine cleavage system aminomethyltransferase GcvT, which translates to MSDLLLTPLNALHLELGARMVPFAGYSMPVQYPAGLMAEHHHTRTAAGLFDVSHMGQLRLVGPDAAAAFETLVPVDVIDLPVGKQRYGLLLNDDGGILDDLMFFKREADIFVIVNGACKVADIAHIQEKIGQRCEVIPQPELALLALQGPKAVDALSRLAPGVEKLVFMTGGHFDVAGIPCFLTRSGYTGEDGFEISVHSSQAEALARALLAQPEVKPVGLGARNSLRLEAGLCLYGNDLDTTTNPVEAGLNWAIQKVRRAGGARAGGFPGATKILATLADGISAGSRKRVGLAALERIPVREHTALQDTAGNAIGEVTSGLLGPTVDKPIAMAYVASEFSAIGTRVNAIVRGKIVPMEVVSMPFTPNRYFRG; encoded by the coding sequence ATGTCCGATCTCTTGCTGACCCCTCTGAACGCCCTGCACCTGGAACTCGGTGCCCGCATGGTCCCATTCGCGGGCTACAGCATGCCGGTGCAGTACCCCGCCGGGCTGATGGCCGAGCACCACCACACCCGCACGGCGGCGGGCCTGTTCGACGTGTCCCACATGGGCCAGCTGCGCCTGGTCGGACCGGACGCGGCGGCGGCTTTTGAAACCCTGGTCCCCGTGGACGTCATCGACCTGCCCGTGGGCAAGCAGCGCTATGGCCTGCTGCTGAACGATGACGGCGGCATCCTCGACGACCTGATGTTCTTCAAGCGCGAGGCCGACATCTTCGTGATCGTCAACGGCGCCTGCAAGGTGGCTGACATCGCCCACATCCAGGAAAAAATCGGCCAGCGCTGCGAAGTTATCCCCCAGCCAGAACTCGCACTGCTGGCGCTGCAGGGCCCCAAGGCGGTCGATGCCCTTTCGCGCCTGGCACCCGGCGTGGAGAAGCTGGTGTTCATGACCGGCGGCCATTTCGATGTGGCGGGCATCCCCTGCTTTCTGACCCGCAGCGGCTACACCGGCGAAGACGGCTTTGAAATCTCCGTCCACAGCAGCCAGGCCGAGGCTCTGGCCCGCGCCCTGTTGGCGCAGCCCGAAGTAAAACCCGTCGGCCTGGGCGCTCGCAATTCGCTGCGGCTGGAAGCCGGGCTGTGCCTGTACGGCAACGACCTGGACACCACCACCAACCCGGTGGAAGCGGGCCTGAACTGGGCCATCCAGAAAGTACGGCGTGCCGGTGGTGCCCGCGCAGGCGGATTCCCGGGCGCTACCAAAATACTAGCTACTCTCGCTGATGGAATCAGCGCAGGAAGCCGAAAACGTGTAGGACTTGCAGCACTGGAACGCATCCCCGTGCGCGAACACACCGCCTTGCAAGACACGGCGGGCAACGCGATCGGCGAAGTCACCAGCGGCCTGCTCGGCCCCACGGTGGACAAGCCGATTGCCATGGCCTACGTGGCGTCAGAGTTCTCGGCCATCGGCACCCGCGTGAACGCCATCGTGCGAGGCAAAATCGTGCCGATGGAAGTCGTATCCATGCCTTTCACCCCCAACCGCTATTTCCGCGGCTAA
- a CDS encoding response regulator transcription factor, producing the protein MTTTPPAAVLLIVDDSRVSRMMIRTLVQAKRPTWALVEASSGDEALVLAAAQSFTYCTMDINMPGILGTDAAEHLKRDHPGLRLALFSANIQDSQKTRAAELGVKFVAKPVTEKSVTEALAFFESPL; encoded by the coding sequence ATGACAACCACCCCCCCTGCAGCCGTGCTTTTGATCGTAGACGACAGCCGGGTCTCGCGCATGATGATTCGCACCCTGGTACAGGCCAAGCGGCCCACCTGGGCACTGGTAGAGGCTTCCAGCGGCGACGAGGCGCTGGTGCTGGCCGCCGCCCAGAGCTTCACCTACTGCACCATGGACATCAATATGCCCGGAATCCTGGGTACCGATGCGGCTGAACACCTCAAACGCGACCATCCCGGGCTGCGCTTGGCGCTGTTTTCGGCCAACATCCAAGACAGCCAGAAGACACGGGCCGCCGAGCTGGGCGTGAAGTTTGTGGCCAAGCCCGTGACCGAAAAAAGCGTGACC
- a CDS encoding amidohydrolase family protein: protein MLDLLVTHATLPDGRTGMSIAVQNGRITEVAFGLEAPAHQTVDAQGQLLSPPFVDAHFHMDATLSYGLPRVNQSGTLLEGIALWGELKPDLTQEALVQRALAYCDWAVGKGLLAIRSHVDICDPRLLAVEALLEVKHQVAPYLDLQLVAFPQDGALRDPQAMQKLQRALDMGVDVVGGIPHFERTMADGALSVKLLCELAAERGLLVDMHCDESDDPMSRHIETLTYETQRLGLQGRVTGSHLTSMHSMDNYFVSKLLPLMAEAQIHVVSNPLINITLQGRGDTYPKRRGMTRVPEMLAHGLTVALGQDCVMDPWYSLGSGDMLEVASMGLHVAQMTSQAAMRQCFDAVTVNPAKILHLDGYGLEPGCWADFVLLQAQDPVEAIRLRATRLQVYRRGQLLAQTPAATASLHLPGRPAQTDWLLRKAG, encoded by the coding sequence ATGCTTGATCTGCTCGTTACCCACGCTACTTTGCCCGATGGCCGCACCGGGATGTCGATTGCCGTCCAGAATGGCCGCATCACTGAAGTGGCTTTTGGCCTGGAGGCACCCGCGCACCAGACGGTCGACGCGCAAGGCCAACTGCTCAGCCCGCCGTTCGTCGATGCGCACTTTCACATGGACGCCACGCTGAGCTACGGCCTGCCGCGCGTGAACCAAAGCGGCACCCTGCTCGAAGGCATTGCGCTGTGGGGCGAACTGAAACCCGACCTGACCCAGGAAGCCCTGGTGCAGCGCGCCCTGGCGTATTGCGACTGGGCCGTGGGCAAGGGCCTGCTGGCCATCCGCAGCCACGTGGACATCTGCGACCCGCGCCTGCTGGCCGTGGAAGCGCTACTGGAAGTGAAGCACCAGGTTGCACCCTACCTGGACCTGCAGCTGGTGGCCTTTCCGCAAGACGGCGCGCTGCGCGACCCGCAGGCCATGCAAAAGCTCCAACGCGCACTCGACATGGGCGTGGACGTGGTGGGCGGCATCCCCCATTTCGAGCGCACCATGGCCGATGGGGCCTTGAGCGTGAAACTGCTGTGCGAGCTGGCCGCCGAGCGGGGCTTGCTGGTAGACATGCACTGCGACGAGTCCGACGACCCGATGTCGCGCCACATCGAAACCCTGACCTATGAGACCCAGCGCCTGGGCCTGCAGGGCCGTGTTACCGGCTCGCACCTCACCTCCATGCACAGCATGGACAACTACTTTGTGAGCAAGCTGCTGCCGCTGATGGCCGAGGCACAGATCCACGTGGTGAGCAACCCGCTGATCAACATCACCCTGCAGGGCCGGGGCGACACCTACCCCAAGCGCCGCGGCATGACCCGCGTGCCCGAGATGCTGGCCCATGGCCTGACCGTGGCCCTGGGCCAGGACTGCGTGATGGACCCCTGGTACAGCCTGGGCAGCGGCGACATGCTGGAAGTGGCCAGCATGGGCCTGCACGTGGCCCAGATGACCAGCCAGGCGGCGATGCGCCAGTGCTTTGATGCCGTCACGGTCAACCCGGCGAAGATCTTGCATCTGGACGGCTATGGCCTAGAGCCCGGTTGCTGGGCCGACTTTGTACTGCTGCAGGCGCAAGACCCGGTGGAGGCCATCCGCCTGCGCGCCACCCGGCTGCAGGTCTACCGGCGCGGCCAGCTGCTGGCGCAGACCCCGGCGGCTACTGCCAGTCTGCATCTGCCGGGACGGCCCGCCCAGACCGACTGGCTGCTGCGCAAGGCTGGCTGA
- the gcvP gene encoding aminomethyl-transferring glycine dehydrogenase, whose amino-acid sequence MTTSLHELENSAEFIARHIGIDAADETLMLDVIGSSSRRDLIDGIVPRSIARSTPMDLPAPVTEAAALAELKAIAAKNKVFKSFIGQGYYGTHTPGVILRNILENPAWYTAYTPYQAEISQGRMEALINFQTMVCDLTGMPIANASMLDEATAAAEAMTLAKRSVKSKSNVFIVAGDCHPQTIEVIQTRAKPLGIEVKVSTALETLPQLMASGDFFGVLAQYPATNGMLHDLRPLVGVAHACGAAVCVAADLLALTLLVPPGEWDADIVIGTTQRFGVAMGNGGPHAAYMACRDAFKRSLPGRLVGVSVDAHGNPAYRLALQTREQHIRREKATSNICTAQVLPAVLASMYAVYHGPQGLTRIAQRVARLTAILARGLQHMGYEIVNAHAFDSLTVKTDDASDLIASRAHSAGANLRFRLKNHLGISLDETTTRGDIEMLWSFFVKPGEPMPRLGELEDTVDSLIPAELRRSSAFLTHPVFNTHHSETGMLRYIRALSDKDLALDRSMIPLGSCTMKLNATSEMAPVTWPEFANIHPFAPADQRLGYTELDAQLRDWLCQATGYAGISLQPNAGSQGEYAGLLAIKAYFDDHGQSQRNICLIPSSAHGTNPASAQMAGLKVVVTACDANGNVDMADLQAKCDEHSQDLAVVMITYPSTHGVFETQVKELCAMVHSHGGRVYVDGANMNALVGVAAPGEFGGDVSHLNLHKTFCIPHGGGGPGVGPVCVVADLIPYLPGHATAGDTHHGIGAISAAPLGNASVLPISWMYCRMMGAEGLQHATEAAILAANYVSTKLAPHYPTLYASANGHVAHECILDLRPIKDSCGVTAEDVAKRLADYGFHAPTLSFPVPGTLMVEPTESETLAELDRFIFAMVAIRNEIRQIESGAWPQDNNPLKHAPHTAASLMAAEWDRPYAREIGAFPLASLKQAKYWPPVGRVDNVFGDRNLFCSCVPVADYA is encoded by the coding sequence ATGACGACCTCCCTGCACGAACTCGAAAACTCCGCCGAATTCATCGCCCGCCACATCGGCATCGATGCTGCCGATGAAACCCTGATGTTGGACGTGATTGGCTCCAGTTCGCGCCGGGACCTGATTGACGGCATCGTGCCGCGCTCGATTGCGCGCAGCACGCCCATGGACCTGCCCGCACCCGTCACCGAAGCAGCGGCGCTGGCCGAGCTCAAGGCCATCGCGGCCAAGAACAAGGTCTTCAAAAGCTTTATCGGCCAGGGCTACTACGGTACCCACACGCCCGGCGTGATTCTGCGCAACATCCTGGAAAACCCCGCCTGGTACACCGCCTACACGCCCTACCAGGCCGAAATCTCGCAAGGCCGCATGGAGGCGCTGATCAATTTCCAGACCATGGTCTGCGACCTGACCGGCATGCCCATCGCCAACGCCTCCATGCTGGACGAAGCCACCGCGGCGGCAGAAGCCATGACCCTGGCCAAGCGCAGCGTGAAGAGCAAAAGCAATGTCTTCATCGTGGCGGGCGACTGCCATCCGCAAACCATTGAAGTGATCCAGACCCGCGCCAAGCCGCTGGGCATCGAAGTCAAGGTCAGCACCGCGCTGGAAACCCTGCCCCAGCTCATGGCCAGCGGCGACTTTTTCGGTGTGCTGGCCCAGTACCCGGCCACCAACGGCATGCTGCACGACCTGCGCCCGCTGGTCGGCGTGGCCCATGCCTGCGGTGCCGCCGTGTGCGTGGCCGCCGACCTGCTGGCGCTGACCCTGCTGGTGCCGCCCGGCGAGTGGGATGCCGACATCGTCATCGGTACCACCCAGCGCTTTGGCGTGGCCATGGGCAATGGCGGCCCGCACGCCGCCTACATGGCCTGCCGCGATGCCTTTAAACGCTCCCTGCCCGGTCGCCTGGTGGGCGTGAGCGTGGACGCGCACGGCAACCCCGCCTACCGCCTGGCCCTGCAAACCCGCGAGCAGCACATCCGCCGCGAGAAAGCCACCTCCAACATCTGCACCGCCCAGGTCCTGCCCGCCGTACTGGCCAGCATGTACGCGGTGTACCACGGCCCCCAGGGCCTGACCCGCATCGCCCAGCGCGTGGCCCGCTTGACCGCCATCCTGGCGCGCGGCCTGCAGCACATGGGCTACGAGATCGTCAATGCGCATGCCTTCGACTCGCTCACCGTCAAAACCGACGACGCTAGCGATTTGATAGCTTCTCGTGCCCACAGTGCGGGCGCAAACCTGCGTTTTCGCTTGAAGAACCATTTGGGCATCTCGCTGGACGAAACCACCACCCGGGGCGACATCGAAATGCTCTGGTCTTTCTTCGTCAAGCCCGGCGAACCCATGCCGCGCCTGGGCGAGCTGGAAGACACGGTGGACTCGCTGATTCCCGCCGAGCTGCGCCGCAGCAGCGCCTTCCTGACGCACCCGGTGTTCAACACCCACCACAGCGAGACGGGCATGCTGCGCTACATCCGCGCGCTCAGCGACAAGGATCTGGCACTCGACCGCAGCATGATCCCGCTGGGCAGTTGCACCATGAAGCTCAACGCCACCAGCGAAATGGCCCCGGTCACCTGGCCCGAATTTGCCAACATCCACCCCTTCGCCCCCGCCGACCAGCGTCTGGGCTACACCGAGCTGGACGCCCAACTGCGCGACTGGCTGTGCCAGGCCACCGGCTACGCCGGCATCAGCCTGCAGCCCAATGCGGGCAGCCAGGGCGAATACGCCGGTCTGCTGGCCATCAAGGCCTACTTTGACGACCACGGCCAGAGCCAGCGCAACATCTGCCTCATTCCCAGCAGCGCCCACGGCACCAACCCCGCCAGCGCCCAGATGGCCGGGCTGAAAGTAGTGGTGACGGCTTGCGACGCGAACGGCAACGTGGACATGGCCGACCTGCAGGCCAAATGCGACGAGCACAGCCAGGACCTGGCGGTGGTCATGATCACCTACCCCAGCACCCACGGCGTGTTTGAAACCCAGGTCAAGGAGCTCTGCGCCATGGTGCACAGCCATGGCGGCCGCGTCTATGTGGACGGTGCCAACATGAACGCCCTGGTCGGCGTGGCCGCACCCGGCGAATTCGGCGGCGACGTGAGCCACCTGAACCTGCACAAAACCTTTTGCATCCCGCACGGCGGCGGCGGCCCCGGTGTCGGCCCGGTCTGCGTGGTGGCCGACCTGATTCCCTACCTGCCCGGCCATGCCACGGCGGGCGACACCCACCACGGGATCGGCGCCATCAGCGCTGCACCGCTGGGCAATGCCTCGGTGCTGCCGATCAGCTGGATGTACTGCCGCATGATGGGCGCCGAGGGTCTGCAGCACGCCACCGAAGCCGCCATCCTGGCCGCCAACTACGTCAGCACCAAGCTGGCCCCGCACTATCCCACGCTGTACGCCAGCGCCAACGGCCATGTCGCGCACGAATGCATCCTGGACCTGCGCCCCATCAAGGACAGCTGCGGCGTGACCGCCGAAGACGTGGCCAAGCGCCTGGCCGATTACGGCTTCCACGCACCCACGCTGAGCTTCCCCGTGCCCGGCACGTTGATGGTGGAGCCCACCGAGAGCGAAACCCTGGCCGAGCTGGACCGCTTCATCTTCGCCATGGTCGCCATCCGCAACGAAATCCGCCAGATCGAAAGCGGCGCCTGGCCGCAAGACAACAACCCGCTGAAACACGCCCCCCACACCGCTGCCAGCCTGATGGCTGCCGAGTGGGACCGCCCCTATGCCCGTGAGATTGGTGCCTTCCCGCTGGCCAGCCTGAAGCAGGCCAAGTACTGGCCGCCCGTGGGCCGGGTCGACAACGTGTTTGGCGACCGCAACCTGTTTTGCAGCTGCGTGCCGGTGGCGGATTACGCGTGA
- a CDS encoding OmpA family protein has product MNTTKIVLASLLASVGLQAVADQPPAMPGTPGPSRVAEPAAFTAVQQRLNRLAAQAAACPADYHRFKSQAWLNLARDKWHDNGEAAAVDDSLVQATALLDRLEQGGSPPWDTPALRAAPQVRADLWQQAEAMRRSNRLCASTDVQRLAAFCEVQLAWSGYEATRGGWKHMAPYIRIAEDLCAEAQRVPPAPEPPPPIAALVPSNPVPPNPVPQQRVLSAQALFRHDKSALADVLPAGLQAVNALAVQLRTVVGLRQVVVTGHADSTGAPGYNQRLALARADTVRNLLVMRAVDASKVEVRSLGATQPVVTDCQPGRGAAAWKAYTACLQPNRRVEIGWLQAP; this is encoded by the coding sequence ATGAACACCACCAAGATTGTGCTGGCGTCGCTGCTGGCATCGGTCGGCCTGCAGGCCGTCGCGGACCAACCCCCGGCCATGCCCGGGACACCCGGCCCGTCGCGGGTGGCCGAACCTGCGGCCTTTACCGCGGTGCAGCAGCGGCTGAACCGGCTGGCGGCCCAAGCGGCTGCCTGCCCGGCCGACTACCACCGCTTCAAAAGCCAGGCCTGGCTGAACCTGGCGCGCGACAAGTGGCACGACAACGGCGAAGCGGCCGCGGTCGATGACAGCCTGGTGCAGGCTACCGCTTTGCTGGACCGGCTGGAGCAGGGCGGTAGCCCACCCTGGGACACGCCTGCACTGCGTGCTGCGCCGCAGGTACGCGCCGATCTGTGGCAGCAGGCCGAGGCAATGCGCCGCAGCAACCGCCTGTGCGCGTCCACCGATGTGCAGCGCCTGGCGGCGTTTTGCGAGGTGCAACTGGCCTGGTCGGGCTATGAGGCCACCCGTGGCGGCTGGAAGCATATGGCACCCTACATCCGGATTGCCGAAGATCTGTGTGCCGAGGCGCAACGGGTGCCGCCGGCGCCCGAGCCGCCACCGCCCATTGCGGCTCTAGTACCCTCAAACCCGGTGCCCCCAAACCCGGTGCCGCAACAGCGGGTGCTGAGCGCCCAGGCCCTGTTCCGGCACGACAAGTCCGCCCTGGCCGACGTGCTGCCCGCGGGCCTGCAGGCCGTCAACGCACTGGCCGTGCAGTTGCGCACGGTGGTCGGGCTGCGGCAGGTGGTGGTGACCGGCCACGCCGACAGCACCGGCGCGCCGGGTTACAACCAGCGCCTGGCCCTGGCGCGGGCCGACACGGTGCGCAACCTGCTGGTGATGCGCGCGGTCGATGCCAGCAAGGTGGAGGTGCGCTCGCTGGGCGCCACCCAGCCGGTGGTCACCGATTGCCAACCAGGCCGGGGGGCCGCCGCCTGGAAGGCCTACACAGCATGCCTGCAACCCAACCGCCGCGTCGAGATCGGGTGGCTGCAAGCCCCTTGA
- the gcvH gene encoding glycine cleavage system protein GcvH, with the protein MSIKYTEDHEWLNIEGDTATVGITHHAQDALGDVVFVDLPAVGTHFAQKDVAGVVESVKAAADVYMPVSGEVTEVNEALRADPALANTDPLGAGWFFKVKLSAPGEVAALLDEAAYTAFSA; encoded by the coding sequence ATGAGCATCAAATACACCGAAGACCACGAATGGCTGAACATCGAGGGCGACACCGCCACCGTGGGCATCACCCACCACGCGCAGGACGCGCTGGGGGACGTGGTGTTTGTGGACCTGCCCGCCGTCGGCACCCACTTCGCCCAGAAAGACGTGGCCGGTGTGGTCGAGTCGGTGAAAGCCGCCGCCGATGTGTACATGCCTGTATCCGGTGAAGTCACCGAGGTAAACGAAGCCTTGCGCGCCGACCCGGCCCTGGCCAACACCGACCCGCTGGGTGCTGGCTGGTTCTTCAAGGTCAAGCTGTCGGCCCCGGGCGAAGTCGCCGCCCTGCTCGACGAAGCCGCCTACACCGCCTTCAGCGCCTAA